One stretch of Clavibacter michiganensis DNA includes these proteins:
- a CDS encoding gamma-glutamyltransferase family protein: MSASTHWLASGTGQAVLERGGNAFDAAVASAFVLHVVEPHLNGPGGDMTAVVHVAGEAAPKLLMGQGSAPAAATPERFRAEGLDRVPGAGALAAAVPAAVDAWLLLLRDHGTWELADVWAFAIGYARDGHPVLESVRRTIAGVGDLFREHWSASAAFWMPDGEAPVAGSLVRNPAWAAAMERILAEASAAAGPDATREARIEAARTVWAEGFVAEEMVASVQDPHRHSTGADHAGLITAADLAGSRASWEDAVSIEFRGLRIWKTDAWGQGPALLQALMILDGYSDDEIDPATSAGIHRVIEAQKLALADREAYYGDAVPGGAPLDALLSPEYAAERRALITDQASHELRPGHVAGVEPFLPPLVVEGDAPASAGGTGEPTVSRTGETRGDTCHLDIVDRWGNMISATPSGGWLQSSPFIPSLGFCLGTRLQMTWLEPGGPSSLVPGRRPRTTLTPTLITRDGQPVEALGSPGGDQQDQWQLPYLLRTIVGGFSPQQAVDAPTFHTTSVPGSFWPRTWTPGGLVVEGRVGDDVIADLRARGHEVEVVGDWTLGRLSAVTRDPGTGLLGAAANPRGAQGYAVGR, translated from the coding sequence ATGAGCGCCTCCACGCACTGGCTCGCGTCCGGCACAGGCCAGGCCGTGCTCGAGCGCGGCGGCAACGCGTTCGACGCCGCGGTCGCGAGCGCGTTCGTGCTGCACGTCGTCGAGCCGCACCTCAACGGGCCCGGCGGCGACATGACCGCCGTCGTGCACGTCGCGGGGGAGGCCGCGCCGAAGCTCCTCATGGGCCAGGGATCCGCGCCCGCCGCCGCGACGCCCGAGCGCTTCCGCGCCGAGGGCCTCGACCGCGTGCCCGGCGCCGGAGCGCTCGCCGCCGCCGTGCCCGCCGCGGTCGACGCCTGGCTGCTGCTCCTTCGCGATCACGGCACGTGGGAGCTCGCCGACGTGTGGGCGTTCGCGATCGGGTACGCGCGCGACGGGCATCCGGTGCTGGAGAGCGTCCGCCGCACCATCGCGGGCGTGGGCGACCTGTTCCGCGAGCACTGGTCCGCGTCGGCCGCGTTCTGGATGCCGGATGGCGAGGCGCCCGTCGCCGGATCGCTCGTGCGGAACCCCGCGTGGGCGGCGGCCATGGAGCGGATCCTCGCCGAGGCGTCGGCGGCCGCCGGACCCGACGCGACGCGCGAGGCCCGCATCGAGGCCGCGCGCACCGTCTGGGCGGAGGGCTTCGTCGCGGAGGAGATGGTGGCGAGCGTGCAGGATCCGCACCGGCACTCCACCGGCGCCGACCACGCGGGCCTGATCACCGCCGCTGACCTCGCCGGCTCGCGCGCCTCGTGGGAGGACGCCGTGTCGATCGAGTTCCGCGGCCTGCGCATCTGGAAGACCGACGCGTGGGGTCAGGGGCCAGCGCTGCTGCAGGCCCTGATGATCCTCGACGGGTACTCCGACGACGAGATCGACCCGGCGACGTCCGCCGGGATCCACCGCGTCATCGAGGCGCAGAAGCTCGCCCTCGCCGACCGCGAGGCGTACTACGGCGACGCGGTGCCGGGCGGCGCGCCCCTCGACGCGCTGCTGTCGCCCGAGTACGCGGCGGAGCGGCGCGCGCTCATCACGGACCAGGCGTCGCACGAGCTGCGCCCCGGGCACGTCGCCGGCGTGGAGCCGTTCCTGCCGCCGCTCGTGGTCGAGGGCGACGCGCCCGCGTCCGCCGGCGGCACGGGCGAGCCCACGGTCTCCCGGACGGGCGAGACGCGCGGCGACACCTGCCACCTCGACATCGTCGACCGGTGGGGCAACATGATCTCCGCCACGCCGTCCGGCGGCTGGCTCCAGTCGTCGCCGTTCATCCCGTCGCTCGGCTTCTGCCTCGGCACGCGCCTGCAGATGACGTGGCTCGAGCCCGGCGGCCCGTCGTCGCTGGTGCCCGGGCGTCGGCCGCGCACGACGCTGACGCCCACGCTGATCACGCGCGACGGCCAGCCCGTGGAGGCGCTCGGCTCGCCCGGCGGCGACCAGCAGGACCAGTGGCAGCTGCCCTACCTGCTGCGCACGATCGTCGGCGGCTTCAGCCCGCAGCAGGCGGTCGACGCGCCGACCTTCCACACGACGAGCGTCCCCGGATCCTTCTGGCCGCGCACCTGGACGCCCGGCGGCCTCGTGGTCGAGGGCCGGGTGGGCGACGACGTCATCGCCGACCTGCGGGCCCGCGGGCACGAGGTGGAGGTGGTCGGCGACTGGACGCTCGGGCGCCTCTCGGCCGTGACGCGGGATCCCGGCACCGGCCTCCTGGGAGCCGCGGCCAACCCGCGCGGGGCGCAGGGGTACGCGGTCGGGCGATGA
- a CDS encoding MDR family MFS transporter, with amino-acid sequence MTDTTGVGFRSERGPILIALMLTTGLVAIDSTILATAVPSIVDDLGGFASFPWLFSIYLLAQAVSVPLYAKLSDTVGRKPIILIGIGLFLVGSVLCGFAWSMPALIAARAIQGLGAGAVAPMAITIAGDIYTVAERAKTQGYLASVWAVSSVVGPTLGGVFSEFTTWRWIFFVNVPLCLLAGWMIVRRFHESIERTRHRVDYAGAALLTVGLSLLILAVLEGGQAWAWDSVPSIGAFAIGAVLIVAFLLVERRAAEPVLPLWVFSRRLLLTTTLVSLGVGAILIGLTSYVPTYLEGSLRVTPLVSGLALAALTIGWPISASLSGRLYLRIGFRRTVLIGMALTIVGTGSIALLAGTPTLVGIAAGCFVVGLGLGLVATPSLIGAQSSVGWGERGVVTGANLFARSIGSAVGVAVFGAIANAIFAASAGGQKDPDAVIAASGAVFLAVGVCALATVVAGLLMPESRVEDTEIARAEPVAD; translated from the coding sequence ATGACTGACACCACTGGCGTCGGATTCCGATCCGAGCGCGGACCCATCCTCATCGCCCTGATGCTGACGACGGGCCTCGTGGCCATCGACTCGACCATCCTCGCCACCGCGGTGCCGTCCATCGTGGACGACCTCGGCGGCTTCGCCTCGTTCCCGTGGCTGTTCTCCATCTACCTGCTCGCGCAGGCGGTGTCGGTGCCGCTGTACGCGAAGCTCAGCGACACCGTCGGGCGGAAGCCGATCATCCTCATCGGCATCGGGCTGTTCCTCGTGGGATCCGTCCTGTGCGGGTTCGCGTGGAGCATGCCCGCGCTCATCGCGGCCCGCGCGATCCAGGGCCTCGGCGCCGGCGCGGTCGCGCCCATGGCGATCACGATCGCGGGCGACATCTACACGGTCGCCGAGCGCGCCAAGACGCAGGGCTACCTCGCGAGCGTGTGGGCGGTCTCCAGCGTCGTCGGTCCGACCCTCGGCGGCGTGTTCTCCGAGTTCACGACATGGCGGTGGATCTTCTTCGTCAACGTGCCGCTGTGCCTCCTCGCCGGCTGGATGATCGTCCGCCGCTTCCACGAGTCCATCGAGCGCACGCGGCACCGCGTCGACTACGCGGGCGCCGCGCTCCTCACGGTGGGCCTCAGCCTCCTGATCCTCGCCGTGCTCGAGGGCGGCCAGGCGTGGGCGTGGGACTCCGTGCCGAGCATCGGCGCGTTCGCGATCGGCGCCGTGCTGATCGTCGCGTTCCTGCTGGTGGAGCGCCGCGCGGCCGAGCCCGTGCTCCCGCTCTGGGTGTTCTCGCGGCGCCTGCTTCTCACGACCACGCTCGTCTCGCTCGGCGTCGGCGCGATCCTCATCGGCCTCACGTCCTACGTGCCCACCTACCTCGAGGGGTCGCTCCGCGTCACGCCGCTCGTCTCCGGCCTCGCGCTCGCGGCGCTCACGATCGGCTGGCCCATCTCGGCGTCGCTCTCGGGCCGCCTGTACCTCCGCATCGGGTTCCGCCGCACGGTGCTCATCGGCATGGCACTCACGATCGTCGGCACCGGATCCATCGCGCTGCTCGCGGGCACCCCGACGCTCGTGGGGATCGCGGCCGGCTGCTTCGTGGTGGGCCTGGGGCTCGGCCTCGTCGCGACCCCCAGCCTCATCGGCGCGCAGTCGAGCGTCGGCTGGGGCGAGCGCGGCGTCGTCACGGGCGCGAACCTCTTCGCCCGGTCGATCGGCAGCGCGGTGGGCGTCGCCGTGTTCGGGGCGATCGCCAACGCGATCTTCGCCGCGTCGGCGGGCGGCCAGAAGGATCCGGACGCCGTGATCGCCGCGTCCGGCGCCGTGTTCCTCGCGGTCGGCGTGTGCGCGCTCGCGACGGTCGTCGCGGGGCTGCTGATGCCGGAGTCGCGCGTCGAGGACACCGAGATCGCGCGCGCCGAGCCCGTCGCCGACTGA
- a CDS encoding LLM class flavin-dependent oxidoreductase → MAQEIELGLDTFGDVTVGPDGRELPYAEVIRNVVAEGVLADQVGIDFIGLGEHHRDDYAISSPEVALAAIAAQTSRIRLGSAVTVLSSDDPVRVFQSFATLDAVSNGRAEVILGRGSFTESFPLFGYELSDYERLFEEKLGLFAELVKETPVTWSGSTRAGLTEHDVFPKTANGIRTWVGVGGSPESVVRAARHGFPLMLAIIGGEPHRFAPYADLFARALDQLEQPRLPVGIHSPGYVGETDAEAREAFFPDYQVMHARIGKDRGWPPLARASYEQEIEHGSLYVGSPETVARKIAATLKAVGATRFDLKYSAGPFSHERMMGGIERYGTIVAPMVRDILA, encoded by the coding sequence ATGGCGCAGGAGATCGAGCTCGGACTGGACACGTTCGGCGACGTCACGGTCGGACCGGACGGCCGTGAGCTGCCCTACGCCGAGGTGATCCGCAACGTCGTCGCCGAGGGCGTGCTCGCCGACCAGGTCGGCATCGACTTCATCGGCCTGGGCGAGCACCACCGGGACGACTACGCGATCTCCTCCCCCGAGGTCGCGCTCGCCGCCATCGCCGCGCAGACGTCCCGCATCCGCCTCGGATCCGCCGTCACGGTCCTCAGCTCCGACGACCCGGTGCGCGTCTTCCAGAGCTTCGCCACGCTCGACGCCGTCTCGAACGGGCGCGCGGAGGTCATCCTCGGCCGCGGCTCGTTCACCGAGTCGTTCCCGCTGTTCGGCTACGAGCTCAGCGACTACGAGCGCCTCTTCGAGGAGAAGCTGGGCCTGTTCGCCGAGCTCGTGAAGGAGACGCCCGTCACGTGGAGCGGCTCCACGCGCGCCGGCCTCACGGAGCACGACGTGTTCCCGAAGACCGCGAACGGGATCAGGACCTGGGTCGGCGTCGGCGGCAGCCCCGAGTCGGTCGTGCGCGCCGCGCGCCATGGCTTCCCGCTCATGCTCGCGATCATCGGCGGCGAGCCGCACCGCTTCGCGCCCTACGCCGACCTGTTCGCGCGCGCCCTCGACCAGCTCGAGCAGCCGCGCCTGCCCGTCGGGATCCACTCGCCCGGCTACGTCGGCGAGACCGACGCCGAGGCCCGCGAGGCCTTCTTCCCCGACTACCAGGTGATGCACGCCCGCATCGGCAAGGACCGCGGCTGGCCGCCCCTCGCCCGCGCGTCGTACGAGCAGGAGATCGAGCACGGGTCGCTGTACGTGGGATCCCCCGAGACGGTCGCCCGCAAGATCGCCGCGACGCTGAAGGCCGTCGGCGCCACGCGCTTCGACCTCAAGTACAGCGCCGGCCCGTTCTCGCACGAGCGGATGATGGGCGGGATCGAGCGCTACGGCACGATCGTCGCGCCCATGGTCCGCGACATCCTGGCCTGA
- a CDS encoding esterase, whose protein sequence is MTGAPPSDDDAGRDDAVHPHGAPEAHAAAGSRALSAGPLASLRSATIGRLQYRVLYREMRRATFPRDSPTGSLPGPDPYGLAVVGEGTAVGYQTVSHDLGVAGQVAHKLAVRTGRGVFWSVQSFPDFTVRSWRAGLDAFPAWASTDVAVLALGIGDAIRYTPTPLWESLLDACITDMQARMPAGALVLVTEVPPLEISPVTPSLIAGPVGRHADALNRSTRRVVARHERTESVPFPAWRIPEFTAPNPEDTLYGRVYRAWAELLVERIAPS, encoded by the coding sequence ATGACCGGCGCACCGCCCTCCGACGACGACGCGGGTCGCGACGACGCCGTGCACCCGCACGGCGCACCGGAAGCGCACGCCGCGGCCGGCTCGCGGGCGCTCTCGGCCGGTCCCCTCGCGTCGCTCCGGTCGGCCACGATCGGGCGGCTGCAGTACCGCGTGCTCTACCGCGAGATGCGGCGCGCCACCTTCCCGCGCGATTCCCCCACCGGTTCGCTGCCGGGCCCGGATCCCTACGGACTGGCCGTCGTGGGCGAGGGCACCGCGGTGGGCTACCAGACCGTGTCGCACGACCTCGGCGTCGCCGGGCAGGTCGCGCACAAGCTCGCCGTCCGCACGGGCCGCGGCGTGTTCTGGTCGGTGCAGTCCTTCCCCGACTTCACCGTGCGCTCCTGGCGCGCGGGCCTCGACGCGTTCCCCGCCTGGGCGAGCACCGACGTGGCCGTGCTCGCGCTGGGCATCGGCGACGCCATCCGCTACACCCCGACGCCGCTGTGGGAGTCGCTGCTCGACGCGTGCATCACGGACATGCAGGCGCGCATGCCCGCGGGGGCGCTCGTGCTCGTGACGGAGGTCCCGCCACTCGAGATCTCGCCCGTCACGCCGTCGCTCATCGCCGGGCCCGTGGGGCGCCACGCCGACGCGCTGAACCGGAGCACCCGCCGCGTCGTCGCGCGGCACGAGCGGACCGAGAGCGTGCCGTTCCCGGCCTGGCGGATCCCCGAGTTCACGGCGCCGAACCCCGAGGACACGCTCTACGGCCGCGTCTACCGCGCGTGGGCGGAGCTGCTGGTGGAGCGGATCGCGCCGTCGTGA
- a CDS encoding NAD(P)H-hydrate epimerase has protein sequence MSDPASIADGYAAADIRAAEAPLLAAGAQLMRVAAAGLARECRALAPDGPVLVLVGAGNNGGDALLAAAELAREGREVGVIRTAGRIHEAGAAQAVAAGVPITSADELDDATLADIARSSALVVDGILGIGTTDSPALRGEGRRVVAALLPVATAEGGPAVIACDIPSGIGCDDGRVPDPTVLPADVTVTFGAGKPGLLRGPGRALAGRVELVDVGLDLSGTPPLVRAAP, from the coding sequence GTGAGCGACCCCGCCTCGATCGCCGACGGCTACGCGGCCGCGGACATCCGCGCCGCCGAGGCCCCGCTGCTCGCGGCCGGGGCGCAGCTCATGCGCGTCGCGGCCGCGGGGCTCGCGCGCGAGTGCCGCGCTCTCGCGCCCGACGGTCCCGTGCTCGTGCTGGTCGGCGCCGGGAACAACGGCGGCGACGCGCTGCTGGCCGCGGCCGAGCTCGCGCGCGAGGGCCGCGAGGTAGGCGTCATCCGCACGGCCGGGCGCATCCACGAGGCGGGAGCCGCGCAGGCCGTCGCGGCCGGCGTGCCCATCACCTCCGCGGACGAGCTGGACGACGCGACCCTCGCGGACATCGCGCGCTCGTCGGCGCTCGTCGTGGACGGGATCCTCGGCATCGGCACCACCGACAGCCCGGCCCTTCGCGGTGAGGGCCGCCGGGTCGTCGCCGCGCTGCTGCCCGTCGCGACGGCGGAGGGCGGTCCCGCCGTGATCGCCTGCGACATCCCGAGCGGCATCGGCTGCGACGACGGCCGGGTGCCGGATCCGACGGTGCTGCCGGCCGACGTCACGGTCACGTTCGGCGCGGGGAAGCCCGGCCTGCTGCGCGGCCCGGGCCGTGCGCTCGCGGGCCGCGTGGAGCTGGTGGACGTGGGGCTGGACCTCTCCGGGACGCCACCCCTGGTGCGCGCCGCGCCCTGA
- a CDS encoding NADPH:quinone reductase, with protein sequence MRAITYTRTGAPDVLQPVDRDEAAPGRGEVRVRVVVSGVNPTDWKSRDGGAPGQELPFPEVVPNQDGSGIIDAVGPDVTDLAVGDRVWIMLAAHGRPTGTAQEKTVLPVDRVAPLPDGLSFDLGASLGVPAVTAHRALTVSEDGPSRLAPGALAGKHVLVAGGAGAVGHAAIQLARWAGATVITTVSSPEKAALATSAGAHHVVDYKHGDAVAEIQTIAPDGVDLIVEVAPAQNAELNQAVAKNRASVAVYANNGGDTVTLPVVDSFVKNLRYQFLLLYTVGQEALDAARADIHLALIDGALPVGEETGLPITRFPLDRTADAHQAVEDGVTGKVLIDVTEA encoded by the coding sequence ATGAGAGCGATCACCTACACCCGCACGGGTGCCCCCGACGTCCTGCAGCCCGTCGACCGCGACGAGGCCGCCCCCGGCCGAGGCGAGGTGCGCGTCCGCGTCGTCGTCTCGGGCGTGAACCCCACCGACTGGAAGTCCCGCGACGGCGGCGCGCCCGGGCAGGAGCTGCCGTTCCCGGAGGTCGTCCCGAACCAGGACGGCTCCGGGATCATCGACGCCGTCGGCCCCGACGTCACCGACCTCGCCGTCGGCGACCGGGTCTGGATCATGCTGGCCGCCCACGGCCGCCCCACCGGCACCGCGCAGGAGAAGACCGTCCTCCCCGTCGACCGCGTCGCGCCCCTGCCCGACGGCCTCTCCTTCGACCTCGGCGCGAGCCTCGGCGTCCCCGCCGTCACGGCGCACCGCGCCCTCACCGTCTCCGAGGACGGCCCGTCGCGCCTCGCGCCCGGCGCCCTCGCCGGGAAGCACGTGCTCGTCGCCGGCGGGGCGGGCGCGGTCGGCCACGCGGCCATCCAGCTCGCGCGCTGGGCCGGCGCGACCGTGATCACCACGGTCAGCTCGCCCGAGAAGGCCGCCCTCGCGACGTCCGCCGGCGCGCACCACGTCGTCGACTACAAGCACGGCGACGCGGTGGCGGAGATCCAGACCATCGCGCCCGACGGCGTCGACCTGATCGTCGAGGTCGCCCCGGCGCAGAACGCGGAGCTCAACCAGGCGGTCGCGAAGAACCGCGCGTCGGTCGCCGTGTACGCGAACAACGGCGGCGACACCGTCACCCTGCCCGTCGTCGACAGCTTCGTGAAGAACCTGCGCTACCAGTTCCTGCTGCTCTACACGGTGGGCCAGGAGGCGCTCGACGCCGCCCGCGCCGACATCCACCTCGCCCTCATCGACGGCGCGCTGCCGGTGGGCGAGGAGACGGGCCTGCCGATCACGCGCTTCCCGCTGGACCGCACGGCCGACGCCCACCAGGCGGTCGAGGACGGCGTGACCGGCAAGGTGCTGATCGACGTGACCGAGGCCTGA
- a CDS encoding amidohydrolase encodes MSALLLAGGRLPGSDAPVDVLVRDGVIASVGPSGSADASGVETRALDGRFVIPGLWDNHVHFTQWTKVSRRLDLSRASSAAEAVDLVRAALAARAASAGSGAVTSQGAPEALVGYGFRDGLWPDLPTKDLLDAVAGDTPVLLVSGDLHCCWASSAALAPHGYGDHPTGLLREDDCFDFMYRVEEGDASSLDAQAVQVAREAARRGVVGVVDLEIDWNPARWRRLVALGHDALQVEAGIWPQDLDRARDAGLRTGDVIDGTGGLVRVGPAKVVTDGSLNTRTAYCFDPYPDLDGQGGDAHGGACGQLSVPPEELRELMVRAARQGLRPAIHAIGDHANRLALDAFAHLDRVLGGAHRDADGTAGSIEHAQLLTHEDVARFAALGVVASVQPEHAMDDRDIADVYWAGRTARAFALADLRAAGTRLALGSDAPVAPLDPWATMSAAVGRSRDGREPWHPEQAIDRAAALDASVRTRVAAGERADLAVVDADPLAGSTSADDLRAMRVSATLLGGRLTHDTLGG; translated from the coding sequence GTGAGCGCCCTGCTCCTCGCGGGCGGACGCCTGCCCGGATCCGACGCGCCCGTCGACGTGCTCGTGCGCGACGGCGTCATCGCGTCCGTCGGTCCCTCCGGGTCCGCCGATGCGTCCGGCGTCGAGACCCGCGCGCTCGACGGCCGCTTCGTCATCCCGGGCCTCTGGGACAACCACGTGCACTTCACCCAGTGGACCAAGGTGTCGCGCCGCCTCGACCTGTCCCGGGCGTCGTCCGCGGCGGAGGCCGTCGACCTCGTGCGCGCCGCGCTCGCGGCCCGCGCGGCCTCCGCCGGGTCCGGCGCCGTCACGAGCCAGGGCGCTCCCGAGGCCCTCGTCGGCTACGGCTTCCGCGACGGCCTCTGGCCCGACCTCCCGACCAAGGACCTCCTCGACGCCGTCGCGGGCGACACCCCCGTGCTCCTCGTCAGCGGCGACCTGCACTGCTGCTGGGCGAGCTCGGCCGCGCTCGCTCCGCACGGCTACGGGGATCACCCCACCGGCCTCCTGCGCGAGGACGACTGCTTCGACTTCATGTACCGCGTGGAGGAGGGCGACGCGTCGTCGCTCGACGCGCAGGCCGTGCAGGTCGCGCGCGAGGCCGCCCGCCGCGGCGTGGTCGGCGTCGTCGACCTCGAGATCGACTGGAATCCGGCTCGCTGGCGGCGACTCGTCGCGCTCGGCCACGACGCGCTCCAGGTCGAGGCCGGCATCTGGCCGCAGGACCTCGACCGGGCGCGCGACGCGGGCCTGCGGACCGGCGACGTGATCGACGGGACGGGCGGCCTCGTGCGCGTGGGGCCCGCGAAGGTCGTCACCGACGGATCCCTCAACACGCGCACCGCGTACTGCTTCGACCCGTACCCCGACCTCGACGGCCAGGGCGGCGACGCGCACGGCGGCGCCTGCGGCCAGCTCTCGGTCCCGCCCGAGGAGCTGCGGGAGCTGATGGTGCGTGCGGCGCGCCAGGGGCTGCGGCCCGCGATCCACGCCATCGGCGACCACGCGAACCGGCTCGCGCTCGACGCGTTCGCGCACCTCGACCGCGTGCTCGGCGGCGCGCACCGCGACGCGGACGGCACCGCCGGATCCATCGAGCACGCCCAGCTGCTGACGCACGAGGACGTCGCGCGGTTCGCCGCTCTCGGCGTGGTCGCGAGCGTCCAGCCCGAGCACGCCATGGACGACCGCGACATCGCCGACGTCTACTGGGCCGGCCGCACGGCCCGCGCCTTCGCGCTCGCCGACCTCCGCGCCGCGGGCACGCGCCTGGCGCTCGGCTCCGACGCGCCCGTCGCGCCGCTGGATCCGTGGGCCACAATGAGCGCCGCCGTCGGCCGGTCGCGCGACGGCCGGGAGCCCTGGCACCCGGAGCAGGCCATCGACCGGGCCGCCGCGCTCGACGCCTCCGTACGCACGCGCGTCGCGGCGGGGGAGCGGGCCGACCTCGCGGTCGTGGACGCGGATCCGCTCGCGGGCTCCACCTCCGCCGACGACCTCCGCGCGATGCGCGTGTCCGCGACCCTCCTCGGCGGCCGCCTCACGCACGACACGCTCGGCGGCTGA
- a CDS encoding FMN-binding negative transcriptional regulator: MRENPSFALEDVAEIRRLVDENPWATIVSGTGQGLVASHYPVLLDPERDDLTLLTHVGRPDERIHELGERDGADGEVLVIVQGPHGYVSPGWYDADPAVPTWNHVSAHLTCRVEILSPEENLRVLGQLVDRFEDRMPEPRRMEGTLEDAAYAARISAGTVGLRLVVTRSVAKAKLSQNKPPHVVERVLHELEHGAEYPNPALAAEMRRARALTAGGSAGIDA, translated from the coding sequence GTGAGGGAGAACCCGTCGTTCGCGCTCGAGGACGTCGCCGAGATCCGCCGCCTCGTGGACGAGAACCCGTGGGCCACGATCGTCAGCGGCACGGGCCAGGGGCTCGTCGCCTCGCACTACCCGGTGCTGCTCGATCCCGAGCGCGACGACCTCACGCTCCTCACGCACGTCGGCCGCCCCGACGAGCGGATCCACGAGCTCGGCGAGCGCGACGGCGCGGACGGCGAGGTGCTCGTCATCGTCCAGGGCCCGCACGGCTACGTGTCGCCCGGCTGGTACGACGCCGACCCGGCCGTCCCCACCTGGAACCACGTGTCGGCGCACCTGACCTGCCGCGTCGAGATCCTGTCGCCCGAGGAGAACCTGCGGGTGCTCGGGCAGCTGGTGGACCGCTTCGAGGACCGCATGCCGGAGCCGCGCCGCATGGAGGGCACGCTCGAGGACGCGGCCTACGCGGCCCGGATCAGCGCCGGGACCGTCGGCCTCCGCCTCGTCGTCACGCGGTCCGTCGCCAAGGCGAAGCTCAGCCAGAACAAGCCCCCGCACGTGGTCGAGCGCGTGCTCCATGAGCTCGAGCACGGCGCGGAGTACCCGAACCCGGCGCTCGCCGCGGAGATGCGGCGTGCGAGGGCCCTGACCGCGGGCGGATCCGCCGGGATCGACGCGTGA
- a CDS encoding AMP-binding protein: protein MPEANSSYRSARDLLQEMRTDRTSAVARFAWPDVGESFNWAVDWFDRIARGSDRVALRVVAGDGSERSLTFDEMATRSDRVATWLVGRGVRRGDHVMLMLGNRVELWETMLAIMKAGAVILPTSTVLGSADLADRVARAGVRHVIADLAHTAVFDDVPGEYARIAIGATGDAAVPAGWADYRDADDAPADRVGVEVASTDPALVYFTSGTTSKPKMVVHTHVSYPVGHLTTAYWLGLQPGDVHLAISSPGWGKHAWSCFFAPWIAEATVFVHDYARFDAHALVEQLDRAEVTTFCAPPTVWRMLIQAGIRERPGRLREIMSAGEPLNPEVIARIEEWWGLTIRDGYGQTETTAIVANAPGDPVVPGSMGRALPGVDLVLVDPVTGAPADEGEICLDLATRPVNLMAGYLGDDARTAESLRDGFFHTGDVARRDADGTITFIGRTDDIFKSSDYKISPFEVESVLIEHPSVAEAAVVGAPDDVRLNVAKAYVHLAAGWEPDEETALAVLKHARERCPAFMRVRRVEFGELPKTASGKIRRVELRQREVAAADAGERLDGEWRDDQFPGLRAR from the coding sequence ATGCCCGAAGCCAACTCCTCCTACCGCTCCGCCCGTGACCTCTTGCAGGAGATGCGCACCGACCGGACATCCGCGGTCGCGCGCTTCGCGTGGCCCGACGTCGGCGAGTCCTTCAACTGGGCGGTCGACTGGTTCGACCGGATCGCGCGCGGGAGCGACCGCGTCGCGCTGCGCGTGGTCGCGGGCGACGGATCCGAGCGCAGCCTCACCTTCGACGAGATGGCGACGCGCTCCGACCGCGTCGCGACCTGGCTCGTCGGCCGCGGCGTGCGGAGGGGCGACCACGTCATGCTCATGCTCGGCAACCGGGTGGAGCTGTGGGAGACGATGCTCGCGATCATGAAGGCGGGCGCCGTGATCCTGCCCACCTCCACCGTGCTCGGATCCGCCGACCTCGCCGATCGCGTCGCCCGCGCGGGCGTGCGCCACGTCATCGCCGACCTCGCGCACACGGCCGTGTTCGACGACGTGCCGGGGGAGTACGCGCGCATCGCGATCGGCGCGACCGGGGACGCCGCCGTGCCCGCCGGCTGGGCCGACTACCGCGACGCCGACGACGCGCCCGCCGACCGGGTGGGCGTCGAGGTCGCCTCCACGGATCCCGCGCTCGTCTACTTCACCTCCGGCACCACGAGCAAGCCGAAGATGGTCGTGCACACGCACGTCTCGTATCCGGTCGGCCACCTCACGACCGCCTACTGGCTGGGCCTGCAGCCCGGCGACGTGCACCTCGCCATCAGCTCGCCCGGCTGGGGCAAGCACGCGTGGAGCTGCTTCTTCGCGCCGTGGATCGCCGAGGCCACCGTCTTCGTGCACGACTACGCGCGCTTCGACGCGCACGCGCTCGTCGAGCAGCTCGACCGGGCCGAGGTCACGACGTTCTGCGCGCCGCCGACCGTGTGGCGCATGCTCATCCAGGCCGGGATCCGCGAGCGGCCGGGGAGGCTGCGGGAGATCATGTCCGCGGGCGAGCCGCTCAACCCCGAGGTCATCGCGCGCATCGAGGAGTGGTGGGGTCTCACGATCCGCGACGGCTACGGCCAGACCGAGACCACGGCCATCGTCGCCAACGCGCCGGGCGATCCCGTCGTGCCGGGCTCGATGGGCCGGGCGCTGCCGGGCGTCGACCTCGTGCTCGTGGATCCCGTGACGGGCGCTCCCGCCGACGAGGGCGAGATCTGCCTCGACCTCGCCACCCGGCCCGTGAACCTCATGGCCGGCTACCTCGGCGACGACGCCCGCACGGCCGAGTCGCTCCGGGACGGGTTCTTCCACACGGGCGACGTCGCCCGGCGCGACGCCGACGGGACCATCACCTTCATCGGCCGCACCGACGACATCTTCAAGTCGTCGGACTACAAGATCTCGCCGTTCGAGGTCGAGAGCGTGCTCATCGAGCACCCGTCGGTCGCGGAGGCCGCGGTCGTGGGGGCTCCGGACGACGTGCGGCTCAACGTCGCGAAGGCGTACGTGCACCTCGCCGCCGGATGGGAGCCCGACGAGGAGACCGCGCTCGCCGTGCTGAAGCACGCGCGTGAGCGGTGCCCGGCGTTCATGCGCGTGCGCCGCGTGGAGTTCGGCGAGCTGCCGAAGACCGCGTCGGGGAAGATCCGCCGGGTCGAGCTGCGGCAGCGCGAGGTGGCCGCCGCGGACGCCGGCGAGCGGCTCGACGGCGAGTGGCGCGACGACCAGTTCCCGGGGCTGCGGGCGCGTTGA